One Nocardia iowensis DNA window includes the following coding sequences:
- a CDS encoding peptidylprolyl isomerase, translating into MKPRWGATLAITVLSLSGLVAGTAPATAGPPVVSCGFTPTAPDNPAARPVLPPPPIALAVGTTDVTFQFNYGPVTVRLDHAGAAPCAAQNMASLVLQRFYDQSQCWRLTNSARLGVLQCGDIHEVEKGGPGYQFPDEVDGTETYPRGTVAMGNQGPGTNGSEFFIVHSFANIPPNYSVFGKVVRGMDVLDRMVATGIIPTERGPLDGLPAEPVIIASAHLG; encoded by the coding sequence ATGAAACCACGCTGGGGCGCCACGCTCGCCATCACCGTCCTATCGTTGTCCGGCCTGGTCGCAGGCACGGCCCCAGCCACTGCCGGACCGCCCGTGGTGTCCTGCGGCTTCACCCCGACCGCACCGGACAATCCGGCGGCCCGTCCGGTCCTGCCCCCGCCGCCGATCGCGCTGGCCGTCGGCACCACCGATGTGACATTCCAGTTCAACTACGGCCCGGTGACCGTGCGACTCGACCACGCCGGAGCCGCGCCGTGTGCCGCGCAGAATATGGCGAGCCTGGTGTTGCAGCGCTTCTACGATCAGAGCCAGTGCTGGCGACTCACCAACAGTGCCCGACTGGGCGTGCTGCAGTGCGGCGACATCCACGAGGTGGAGAAGGGTGGCCCGGGCTACCAGTTCCCCGACGAGGTAGACGGCACCGAAACCTACCCGCGCGGCACCGTGGCGATGGGCAACCAGGGCCCGGGCACCAACGGCAGCGAATTTTTCATCGTCCATTCCTTCGCGAACATTCCGCCGAACTACTCGGTATTCGGCAAGGTCGTGCGCGGAATGGACGTCCTGGACCGCATGGTCGCCACCGGGATCATCCCGACCGAGCGCGGCCCCCTCGACGGCCTGCCCGCCGAGCCGGTCATCATCGCCAGCGCCCACCTGGGCTAG
- a CDS encoding oxygenase MpaB family protein produces MDKLSRRNAFRMGGALGAFGALAVVAPARAEPWTWSPQGSVAGSGPGADPMTVWDAEADPIVAALLDRGEVPRVNDLLRTWTRNGQPLPPGLPTELRDFMEYARQLPPWADQGKLATAIEFNEKRGLYLGVLYGLASGMMSTVIPREARAVYYSKGGANMKDRISKTAKLGYDIGTANAYAPDGEMIVTCVKTRLVHAAVRHLLPQSPHWAHAAEEDIPISQNDMMVTWHSLPTTVMQKLTGWRVPIPAAESAAFLHTWQLCAHMLGIRDEYIPASWDEANSQARQVLDPVLAPTPEGVKLADILLNLGAQLDLAILSKPILGAFTRFLLGDKIADSLYIAREPVWDPLLNVSWGPFIAVREGLLPVVPLASETYWLFDEFLRRAALLYLSELRPTISIEIPQSNRPR; encoded by the coding sequence ATGGACAAACTCAGCAGGCGCAACGCATTCCGGATGGGCGGGGCGTTGGGCGCATTCGGGGCGCTGGCCGTCGTGGCGCCCGCACGGGCCGAACCGTGGACGTGGTCACCACAGGGCTCGGTCGCCGGAAGCGGACCAGGCGCCGACCCCATGACGGTGTGGGACGCCGAAGCCGACCCGATTGTCGCCGCGCTGCTCGACCGCGGTGAGGTGCCGAGAGTCAACGACCTGCTGCGAACCTGGACCAGAAATGGTCAGCCCCTACCGCCCGGATTACCAACGGAGCTGCGGGATTTCATGGAATACGCCCGGCAGCTACCGCCGTGGGCCGATCAGGGCAAGCTCGCCACCGCGATCGAGTTCAACGAGAAGCGGGGACTCTACCTCGGCGTCTTGTACGGGCTCGCCAGCGGCATGATGAGCACCGTCATCCCCAGAGAGGCCCGCGCGGTCTACTACTCCAAGGGCGGTGCGAACATGAAGGACCGCATCTCCAAGACCGCGAAACTCGGCTACGACATCGGCACCGCCAACGCCTACGCACCCGACGGCGAAATGATCGTGACCTGCGTCAAAACCCGGCTGGTTCACGCGGCGGTGCGCCACCTGCTGCCGCAGTCCCCGCACTGGGCACACGCCGCCGAGGAAGACATTCCGATCAGCCAGAACGACATGATGGTCACCTGGCACAGCCTGCCGACCACGGTCATGCAGAAGCTGACCGGCTGGCGGGTACCGATCCCCGCCGCGGAGTCCGCGGCCTTCCTGCACACCTGGCAGCTGTGCGCACACATGCTCGGCATCCGCGACGAGTACATCCCGGCATCGTGGGACGAGGCCAATTCCCAAGCGAGGCAGGTCCTGGATCCGGTACTCGCGCCGACGCCCGAGGGCGTCAAGCTGGCCGATATCCTGCTCAACCTCGGCGCCCAACTCGACCTGGCCATCCTCAGCAAGCCGATACTCGGCGCGTTCACCCGCTTCTTGCTCGGCGACAAGATCGCCGACTCGCTGTACATCGCCAGGGAACCGGTCTGGGACCCGCTGCTCAATGTGAGCTGGGGCCCGTTCATCGCCGTCCGGGAGGGCCTGCTCCCGGTAGTCCCGCTGGCCTCGGAAACCTATTGGCTGTTCGACGAATTCCTGCGCCGCGCGGCTCTGCTCTACCTGTCCGAACTACGGCCGACAATCAGCATCGAGATCCCCCAGTCCAACCGCCCACGCTGA
- a CDS encoding M1 family metallopeptidase, producing the protein MRATPLLVVGALASNIGVASAASVPGIGDPNFPNIGSPAYDVSNYSIDLKFDPSSGRLSGTTTITARSKQDVKAGTAIGFDFLLQTQSVLVDNKPAKYTLGNDKLAVTAPTDLPIGQEFTTVVAYNDIPSRVQNAAGQRHWVENANGALISNEPFSAEWWYPSNDHPTDKATYAVSVLAPEAMDVLSNGVETSVTQQISGWKRHNWLSKSPQITYASFLAIGKYERGGQNSGTPARPNLTAYATDLNPTVRANAKSSIERTPEIVDWLAGVLTPYPFESTGGLVDAKMGGFALETQTMPTYTDGFFKRGKNDSVVVHENAHQWFGDSISVATWKDGWLNEGFASYMEYLWSEKNGTGTAAEIADYAYATSRRIDWNVVLTDPGPANVLPAELYTRGALAIQAFRSALGNDEVFFRLLREWLTKYQYGNAKVADFIDMANAVTGRSTNALFKTWLTDKGKPAYKPTDAKFDGANNRAPRSVTPAPPKPKVWDDLYAVVTEKQ; encoded by the coding sequence GTGCGTGCTACTCCATTGCTGGTGGTCGGTGCGCTGGCTTCGAATATCGGTGTGGCATCCGCTGCTTCCGTACCGGGGATCGGTGATCCTAATTTTCCGAATATCGGCAGCCCGGCATACGACGTCTCCAATTACAGTATCGATCTGAAGTTCGATCCGTCCTCGGGGCGGTTGTCCGGGACCACGACGATCACGGCGCGATCCAAGCAGGATGTGAAGGCCGGAACGGCGATCGGGTTCGATTTCCTCTTGCAGACCCAGTCGGTGCTGGTCGACAACAAGCCCGCGAAATACACGCTGGGTAATGACAAACTGGCGGTGACGGCACCGACGGACCTGCCCATCGGCCAGGAGTTCACCACCGTCGTCGCGTACAACGACATCCCCTCGCGGGTCCAGAACGCCGCGGGTCAACGCCACTGGGTGGAAAACGCCAACGGCGCGCTCATCTCCAACGAGCCCTTCTCCGCCGAATGGTGGTATCCGAGCAACGACCATCCCACGGACAAGGCGACCTACGCCGTGTCGGTGCTGGCGCCCGAGGCGATGGACGTACTGTCCAACGGCGTGGAAACCAGTGTCACCCAGCAGATTTCGGGCTGGAAGCGGCACAACTGGCTCAGCAAGTCGCCACAGATCACCTACGCCAGCTTCCTGGCGATCGGCAAATACGAACGGGGCGGCCAGAACAGCGGCACCCCGGCCAGGCCGAACCTGACCGCCTACGCGACGGATCTGAACCCGACCGTGCGGGCCAACGCCAAGTCGAGCATCGAGCGGACCCCGGAGATCGTGGATTGGCTCGCCGGCGTGCTCACGCCCTACCCGTTCGAGTCCACCGGCGGTCTCGTGGACGCGAAAATGGGTGGCTTCGCGCTGGAAACCCAGACGATGCCCACCTACACCGACGGATTCTTCAAGCGCGGCAAGAATGATTCGGTGGTGGTGCACGAGAACGCCCACCAGTGGTTCGGCGATTCGATATCGGTGGCCACCTGGAAGGACGGCTGGCTGAACGAAGGCTTTGCCAGCTACATGGAATATTTGTGGTCGGAGAAGAACGGCACCGGCACCGCGGCGGAAATCGCCGACTACGCCTACGCCACCTCGCGCCGCATCGATTGGAATGTGGTGCTGACCGATCCCGGGCCAGCGAATGTGCTGCCCGCCGAGTTGTACACGCGAGGTGCGTTGGCAATCCAGGCATTCCGCAGCGCGCTCGGCAACGACGAGGTCTTCTTCCGGCTGCTGCGGGAATGGCTGACCAAGTACCAGTACGGCAATGCCAAGGTCGCGGACTTCATCGACATGGCGAACGCGGTCACGGGCCGTAGTACGAACGCTTTGTTCAAGACGTGGCTGACCGATAAGGGCAAGCCCGCGTACAAGCCGACCGACGCGAAATTCGACGGAGCCAACAACAGGGCTCCCCGATCGGTCACCCCCGCACCGCCGAAGCCGAAAGTGTGGGACGACCTGTACGCGGTCGTGACCGAGAAGCAGTAA
- a CDS encoding ABC transporter ATP-binding protein → MLEISGLNKSYGKKQVLTGIDLTVQSGEIVGLLGPNGAGKTTTASIVSGLTAADSGTVRIDGIDIRSNPRQARRKLGLAPQELGVYPTLTAEENLIFFGRLMGVGRKDLTARIAEVGERLGVTPFLKTKAHQLSGGQQRRLHTAMALLHEPDVLWLDEPTVGADVSARQDLLVEVRNLADQGAAVVYATHYLPELEVLDARVVVLHQGRILAQGSASDLVEQYAQAAVSLEFSAAIPASLGGFLAAPGAAVLESKRLNIPTNSPGQLLAQLFATLDTDTDQLLAAEIHHPNLENAYLAIMRAAHDAVDQPVEGIRDAVA, encoded by the coding sequence ATGCTGGAGATCTCCGGTCTGAACAAGTCCTACGGTAAGAAGCAGGTCCTCACCGGGATCGACCTGACCGTGCAGTCCGGCGAGATCGTCGGGCTGCTCGGCCCCAACGGCGCCGGAAAAACCACGACGGCGTCGATCGTCTCCGGTCTGACCGCCGCCGACTCCGGCACGGTGCGCATCGACGGCATCGACATTCGGAGCAACCCACGCCAGGCCCGGCGCAAGCTGGGGCTCGCGCCGCAGGAACTCGGCGTGTACCCGACGTTGACCGCGGAAGAGAATCTGATCTTCTTCGGCCGACTGATGGGCGTCGGGCGCAAGGATCTGACCGCGCGCATCGCCGAGGTCGGCGAGCGGCTCGGGGTGACGCCGTTCCTGAAGACGAAGGCACACCAGCTCTCCGGCGGTCAGCAGCGTCGGCTGCACACCGCGATGGCGTTGCTGCACGAACCGGACGTGCTCTGGCTCGACGAGCCGACGGTCGGCGCCGACGTCTCGGCCCGGCAGGACCTGCTCGTCGAGGTGCGCAACCTGGCCGACCAGGGCGCCGCCGTGGTGTACGCGACGCACTATCTGCCCGAACTCGAGGTGCTCGACGCACGCGTCGTCGTGCTGCACCAAGGCCGGATCTTGGCCCAGGGCAGCGCCTCGGACCTGGTGGAGCAGTACGCTCAGGCCGCGGTGAGCCTGGAGTTCTCGGCGGCCATCCCCGCGAGCCTCGGCGGGTTCCTCGCCGCACCCGGCGCCGCGGTGCTGGAGTCGAAGCGGTTGAACATCCCGACGAACTCACCGGGACAGCTGCTGGCGCAATTGTTCGCCACGTTGGATACCGATACCGATCAGCTGCTGGCAGCGGAGATCCATCACCCCAACCTGGAGAACGCGTATTTGGCGATCATGCGCGCGGCGCACGACGCGGTCGACCAGCCCGTGGAAGGAATCCGAGATGCTGTTGCATGA
- a CDS encoding TetR/AcrR family transcriptional regulator, with translation MELAPSVPVASSGPESLLERAYIDALEQVDDSDETRSRVLDSAYEQFCRMGIQRSTMEDVARRAKVSRITVYRRFATKDALVQQVILREFRRYFDQFLVDIKQARTAADRVVLGFVSSLHAIRRNPLIGGLITAEPDLLVGSMIGDEGRTLAAVRQFVAGQLRHEQRAGHVSAELDAELVAEMMVRVSGSFLAIPSHLVDLDDDAQLAALARQFLVPMLEPRPI, from the coding sequence GTGGAACTTGCCCCGTCGGTCCCCGTGGCGAGCTCGGGCCCCGAGTCCCTGCTCGAACGGGCCTACATCGACGCTCTCGAACAGGTCGACGACAGCGACGAAACCCGTTCGCGGGTCCTCGATTCGGCGTACGAGCAGTTCTGCCGGATGGGTATCCAGCGCTCGACCATGGAGGATGTGGCGCGCCGGGCCAAGGTTTCCCGGATCACCGTCTACCGGCGCTTCGCCACCAAAGACGCACTGGTGCAACAGGTCATCCTGCGTGAGTTCCGCCGCTACTTCGACCAATTTCTCGTCGACATCAAGCAGGCCAGGACCGCTGCCGACCGAGTGGTGCTTGGCTTTGTCAGTTCATTGCACGCCATCCGGCGCAACCCGCTCATCGGCGGTCTGATCACCGCGGAGCCGGACCTGCTCGTGGGGTCGATGATCGGCGACGAGGGCCGCACTCTCGCCGCGGTGCGGCAGTTCGTCGCGGGCCAGCTCCGGCACGAGCAACGCGCGGGCCACGTGTCGGCGGAGCTGGACGCCGAACTCGTGGCCGAAATGATGGTCCGGGTCTCCGGTTCATTCCTGGCCATCCCGAGTCACCTCGTCGACCTCGACGACGATGCGCAGTTGGCGGCGCTGGCCAGGCAGTTCCTCGTTCCGATGCTGGAGCCGAGGCCGATCTAG
- a CDS encoding serine/threonine protein kinase produces MNESFADYLIEGVLGRGGMGTVYLAQHPRLPRRVALKLLNREVSADLELRRRFEQEANVVARLDHPAIVGIHDRGTHDGHLWIAMQYIHGSDAARLNPREVPIDRALRIVSETGAALDYAHSRGVLHRDIKPANILLAAPDTGRAERAVLTDFGIARLLDSNTQLTVSGTFNATLAYASPEQLSGASVDHRSDQYSLACTLFTLLAGRPPYAATNPGQVIAGHISKPVPRLSTIRPDLPPALDDVIIRAMAKQRDERFGSCREFTSAAWDSRHVRPGAAHVLAAPTALNQNRQSRPTSAHAAAAVEHSAAAVAEHSPSTASQHSSSTAPPHTPSAAAKHSPSAAHQHTPAATPRRTPSAAPQHTPPAATPHPSSAVPPHTPSAAAQHSSSAADHRVTRAAPQPSSAPRHTPRPDQLPSTGRGNATAAGLFALLLSAVAAFVVAYPRAHHVRNLFRYMDPHIAPYAAAAVAAAFAALLLGGGALLLFARKRFGRVLLVLGCASYLASLVPVRYRYDTPDGTTGGAMAVGLTLVCLILLLVLSRPTTRWLRT; encoded by the coding sequence GTGAACGAGTCGTTCGCTGATTACCTGATCGAGGGTGTGCTCGGTCGAGGTGGGATGGGCACCGTGTATCTGGCGCAGCATCCACGTCTGCCCCGTCGGGTCGCCCTCAAGCTGCTCAATCGTGAGGTCTCCGCCGACCTGGAACTGCGGCGGCGGTTCGAGCAGGAAGCCAATGTGGTCGCCCGGTTGGACCATCCGGCCATTGTCGGCATCCATGATCGCGGGACCCACGACGGGCACCTGTGGATCGCGATGCAGTACATCCACGGCTCCGATGCGGCGCGGCTGAATCCGCGTGAGGTGCCGATCGACCGTGCCCTGCGCATCGTCTCCGAAACCGGCGCCGCCCTGGACTACGCCCACAGCCGGGGTGTGCTGCACCGCGATATCAAACCGGCGAACATTTTGCTGGCCGCCCCCGACACCGGTCGCGCGGAACGCGCGGTGCTGACCGATTTCGGGATCGCCCGCCTCCTCGACTCGAACACCCAGCTCACCGTCAGCGGCACGTTCAACGCCACCCTCGCCTACGCCTCCCCCGAACAGCTCTCCGGCGCTTCGGTCGACCACCGCTCCGATCAATACTCGCTCGCCTGCACCCTATTCACGCTGCTGGCAGGCAGGCCGCCCTATGCCGCGACCAATCCGGGTCAAGTCATCGCCGGGCACATCAGCAAGCCGGTCCCCCGGCTCAGCACCATTCGGCCCGACCTGCCGCCCGCGCTGGATGACGTGATCATCAGGGCGATGGCCAAGCAGCGCGACGAACGATTCGGCAGTTGCCGTGAGTTCACCTCGGCCGCTTGGGATTCCCGCCATGTCCGACCCGGCGCGGCGCATGTCCTGGCAGCCCCGACAGCGTTGAATCAAAACCGCCAGAGTCGTCCGACGTCGGCACATGCGGCGGCAGCCGTCGAGCACTCGGCCGCCGCGGTGGCCGAACACTCACCGTCGACGGCGTCTCAGCACTCGTCCTCGACAGCGCCTCCACACACACCGTCGGCAGCGGCCAAGCACTCGCCCTCGGCAGCGCATCAACACACCCCTGCGGCGACACCTCGACGCACGCCGTCGGCAGCGCCTCAACACACACCTCCGGCAGCAACTCCGCACCCGTCGTCGGCAGTGCCTCCACACACACCGTCAGCAGCGGCCCAGCATTCATCTTCGGCAGCAGACCACCGCGTAACCCGGGCAGCGCCTCAGCCGTCATCCGCGCCCCGGCACACACCCCGCCCTGATCAACTACCGTCGACCGGCCGCGGAAACGCAACCGCCGCAGGTCTTTTCGCCCTCCTACTCAGCGCTGTGGCGGCATTCGTCGTGGCGTACCCACGAGCGCACCACGTACGCAACCTCTTCCGCTACATGGACCCGCACATTGCGCCCTACGCCGCGGCTGCTGTCGCGGCCGCGTTCGCGGCACTCCTACTCGGCGGTGGCGCCCTTCTGCTGTTCGCCCGCAAACGGTTCGGTCGTGTTCTGCTGGTTCTGGGTTGCGCGAGCTACCTGGCGAGCCTGGTGCCCGTCCGCTACCGGTACGACACCCCGGACGGCACCACGGGAGGGGCGATGGCAGTGGGGTTGACGCTGGTGTGCCTGATCCTTCTGCTGGTCCTGTCGAGGCCGACGACCCGCTGGCTGCGCACCTAG
- a CDS encoding DsbA family protein: protein MNTTQGGWSTPPQDPERAAHNRKVLIALVAGALLFVAVSAISVGIVAQDLSKDVVGTATAAQHTSQLPSVPAGVTDSGAVRTGDPGAQVVVRVVADLQCPACQGFEQANAKVLEDAAATGAAIIEYNVISFLDRASTTQYSSRAGNASYCVGEADPSKYQAWFAMMFDQQPAEGGDGLTDGRLIEIANEAGYTDPAVAQCITDRKYDGYLRAKTQEIIASGIRSTPSVFVNGEQVADAEQLFAKDGLAPLITAAR from the coding sequence GTGAACACCACGCAAGGTGGATGGTCGACTCCCCCGCAGGACCCGGAGCGCGCCGCTCACAACCGCAAGGTTCTCATCGCCCTCGTGGCGGGCGCTCTGCTCTTCGTTGCCGTGTCGGCGATCAGCGTCGGGATCGTGGCCCAGGACCTCAGCAAGGACGTTGTCGGCACCGCGACGGCCGCACAGCACACCAGCCAGCTTCCCAGCGTTCCCGCAGGGGTCACCGACAGCGGCGCGGTCCGCACCGGTGACCCGGGTGCGCAGGTCGTCGTCCGCGTGGTCGCCGACCTGCAATGCCCAGCCTGCCAGGGATTCGAGCAAGCCAATGCCAAGGTGCTCGAAGACGCCGCGGCAACCGGTGCGGCGATCATCGAGTACAACGTCATCTCGTTCCTGGACCGCGCGTCCACCACTCAGTACTCGTCGCGCGCGGGCAATGCCTCGTATTGCGTCGGCGAAGCGGACCCGTCGAAGTACCAGGCCTGGTTCGCCATGATGTTCGACCAGCAGCCCGCCGAAGGTGGCGACGGCCTCACCGACGGCAGGCTGATCGAGATCGCGAACGAGGCGGGGTACACCGATCCCGCAGTGGCACAGTGCATTACCGACCGCAAGTACGACGGATACCTGCGGGCGAAGACCCAGGAGATCATCGCCAGCGGCATCAGGTCGACCCCGTCGGTGTTCGTCAACGGTGAGCAGGTCGCCGACGCGGAGCAGCTCTTCGCAAAGGACGGGCTCGCCCCGCTGATCACCGCCGCACGGTAG
- a CDS encoding ABC transporter permease codes for MLLHDSAVDRVRALSWADLRRIRSDPAQLIVMMVLPIGMMAFLTPANRAQLRLTGYFDATGIEQSGPGTIVLFAFFITTLLGASFFREHEWGTWDRLRAAPVRAVEIIIGKSFPSVLFSVFQLTFLWLVAFTLWDLHSKGSNWLLVPLTASLAVATWGFGIALVSLCRTIDQLAIMAQVGSLAIGGLAGTITPRDTLPAWARALSPYTPQYWALKGYQDVILHGAGFSDIIKPCLILIGVGVAGGLVALFKFRLNHSKVGRS; via the coding sequence ATGCTGTTGCATGACTCTGCCGTCGATCGGGTGCGCGCGCTGTCCTGGGCGGATCTGCGCCGCATTCGCTCCGACCCGGCCCAGCTCATCGTGATGATGGTGCTGCCCATCGGCATGATGGCGTTCCTGACGCCCGCGAACCGGGCGCAGTTGCGGCTGACCGGATACTTCGATGCCACCGGCATCGAACAGTCGGGGCCAGGCACGATCGTGCTGTTCGCGTTCTTCATTACGACACTGCTCGGTGCGTCGTTCTTCCGGGAACACGAGTGGGGAACCTGGGATCGGTTGCGCGCGGCTCCGGTGCGCGCCGTGGAGATCATCATCGGGAAGTCGTTCCCGTCGGTGCTGTTCTCGGTCTTCCAACTGACCTTTCTGTGGTTGGTCGCCTTCACCTTGTGGGACCTGCACAGCAAGGGATCGAACTGGCTGCTCGTCCCGTTGACGGCCTCGCTCGCGGTCGCGACCTGGGGATTCGGTATTGCCCTTGTGTCGTTGTGCCGCACCATCGATCAGCTTGCGATCATGGCGCAGGTGGGTTCGCTGGCCATCGGCGGGCTCGCGGGCACGATCACCCCGCGCGACACGCTGCCCGCCTGGGCGCGCGCGTTGTCGCCGTACACCCCGCAGTACTGGGCGCTGAAGGGATATCAGGACGTCATCCTGCACGGCGCCGGGTTCAGCGACATCATCAAGCCGTGCCTGATCCTGATCGGTGTGGGCGTGGCCGGCGGGTTGGTGGCCCTGTTCAAGTTCCGGCTCAACCACAGCAAGGTCGGCCGGAGCTGA
- a CDS encoding alkaline phosphatase D family protein, with amino-acid sequence MAELILGPVLRHVDATSATVWVETDSACEVDVLGRRSRTFQVGEQHFALVVIDGLEPDASIPYVVRLDDKIAWPEPESGLPQCRIRTQTVEKIIFGSCRAAKATPGLLEADRVGPDALDAYALRMQSLPEREWPDALLLLGDQVYADKPTPRMREWLARRRGGEEPQDEVVSFREYAELYHESWTDPEIRWLMSTVPTSMIFDDHDVRDDWNTSRAWRAEMARKPWWRKRIRAGLASYWVYQHIGNLGPDELSRNALYRKITEAGTDVQDLLEDFAEQADKEVDGRKPARWSYRRDFGRIRLLVIDTRSGRILDGQRLMVGSDEFDWIEQNAVGDVDHLLIGSSLPWLMPHALSHFQSLNERAASLPGWRGRFGEKVRQAADLEHWPAFRASFERLARLIHRLGTAPDAPSTICVLSGDVHHSYAASAAYPQPTKSQVLQLVCSPVHNDPPKIFRTMFALSWAMWIGSALRWLATRRGISPDPVRWRKVSGPHFGNSIAALHITGRSARFTLETARAEKGLVKVAELDLPLS; translated from the coding sequence ATGGCGGAGCTGATCCTGGGCCCGGTGTTGCGGCACGTCGACGCGACCTCGGCGACCGTCTGGGTGGAAACTGACAGTGCCTGCGAGGTGGACGTGCTCGGCAGGCGCAGCCGCACCTTCCAGGTGGGTGAGCAGCACTTCGCGCTCGTCGTCATCGACGGACTGGAACCCGACGCGTCGATCCCGTACGTGGTCCGGCTCGACGACAAGATCGCTTGGCCGGAACCGGAATCCGGCTTGCCACAATGCCGGATCCGCACGCAGACCGTCGAGAAAATCATCTTCGGCTCGTGCCGGGCAGCCAAGGCCACGCCTGGGCTGCTCGAGGCGGACCGGGTCGGCCCCGATGCCCTTGACGCGTATGCGTTGCGGATGCAATCCCTGCCGGAGCGGGAGTGGCCGGATGCGTTGCTGCTGCTCGGTGATCAGGTCTACGCCGACAAACCGACACCGCGGATGCGGGAATGGCTGGCGCGGCGGCGCGGCGGGGAGGAGCCGCAGGACGAGGTCGTGTCGTTTCGTGAGTACGCCGAGCTGTACCACGAGTCGTGGACGGACCCGGAAATTCGCTGGCTGATGTCGACGGTGCCGACATCGATGATCTTCGACGACCACGATGTGCGCGACGACTGGAACACCTCACGGGCCTGGCGCGCAGAGATGGCGCGGAAACCGTGGTGGCGCAAGCGTATCCGCGCTGGGCTCGCGTCCTACTGGGTGTACCAGCACATCGGCAACCTCGGCCCGGACGAGCTGTCGCGCAACGCGCTCTATCGCAAGATCACCGAGGCGGGTACGGACGTGCAGGACCTGCTGGAGGATTTCGCCGAGCAGGCCGACAAGGAGGTCGACGGCCGAAAACCCGCCCGGTGGAGTTATCGTCGTGACTTCGGCCGGATCCGGCTGCTGGTGATCGACACCCGCAGTGGCCGCATCCTCGACGGTCAGCGGCTCATGGTGGGGTCCGACGAGTTCGACTGGATCGAGCAGAACGCCGTGGGCGACGTCGACCATCTGCTGATCGGATCATCACTGCCGTGGCTGATGCCGCACGCGCTGAGCCACTTCCAGTCACTCAACGAGCGTGCGGCGAGTCTGCCAGGATGGCGCGGGCGGTTCGGCGAGAAGGTCAGGCAGGCCGCGGATTTGGAGCACTGGCCCGCGTTCCGCGCGTCCTTCGAACGGTTGGCGCGACTGATCCATCGGCTCGGCACCGCACCGGACGCGCCGAGCACGATCTGCGTGCTGTCCGGGGACGTGCACCACAGTTACGCGGCCAGCGCCGCCTACCCGCAGCCGACGAAATCCCAAGTGCTGCAGCTGGTGTGCTCACCGGTGCACAACGACCCGCCCAAGATTTTCCGTACGATGTTCGCGCTGTCGTGGGCGATGTGGATCGGGTCGGCCCTCCGGTGGCTGGCGACCCGGCGCGGGATCTCGCCCGACCCGGTCCGCTGGCGGAAGGTGAGCGGCCCGCACTTCGGGAACTCGATTGCCGCCCTGCACATCACGGGCCGCTCTGCCCGATTCACCCTGGAAACGGCGCGAGCCGAGAAGGGTCTGGTCAAGGTGGCCGAATTGGACCTCCCACTGTCGTAG
- a CDS encoding nuclear transport factor 2 family protein: MSNRDAVEKFYLATQSGDAAAILDALHPDFTARIAPGMPAVTDVVPESARAALAGVWQPVFRDFEIAPFAETWYDAQDGAVIVTGHYRGTARSTGKSVAAEFAHVWRVSDGKLSALHQYTDTWCWRAALVA; the protein is encoded by the coding sequence ATGAGCAATCGAGATGCAGTGGAAAAGTTCTATCTGGCCACCCAATCCGGCGATGCCGCCGCGATACTCGACGCGTTGCACCCGGATTTCACGGCCCGCATCGCGCCCGGCATGCCCGCCGTCACCGACGTGGTACCGGAGAGTGCCAGGGCCGCGCTGGCCGGTGTGTGGCAGCCGGTGTTCCGTGACTTCGAGATCGCGCCGTTCGCCGAGACCTGGTACGACGCGCAGGACGGTGCGGTGATCGTCACCGGGCATTACCGCGGCACGGCTCGGTCGACGGGGAAGTCGGTGGCGGCCGAGTTCGCCCACGTCTGGCGGGTTTCCGACGGCAAGCTCAGCGCGTTGCATCAGTACACCGACACCTGGTGCTGGCGGGCCGCCTTGGTGGCGTGA
- a CDS encoding YybH family protein: MTPTVATTDAAEIRGVIDKWVAAFRNRDVAAAMAIHAADTVSFDIVPPLRYVGTDDYRKPWEETFENFAGPIEFEVRDLDITIGGDVAFSRSLNRMTGTMADGQRTDFWFRWTACFQKRDGRWLIVHDHTSVPTDFTSGTAVLDLTP, translated from the coding sequence ATGACTCCGACGGTGGCGACGACCGATGCGGCGGAGATCCGGGGAGTGATCGACAAGTGGGTGGCCGCGTTCCGTAACCGGGATGTGGCGGCGGCGATGGCGATTCATGCTGCGGATACGGTGTCGTTCGACATTGTTCCGCCGCTGCGGTACGTGGGCACGGACGACTATCGGAAGCCGTGGGAGGAGACGTTCGAGAACTTCGCCGGGCCCATCGAGTTCGAGGTTCGCGACCTGGACATCACCATCGGCGGCGACGTCGCCTTCAGTCGCAGTCTCAATCGGATGACGGGCACGATGGCCGACGGACAGCGGACGGATTTCTGGTTCCGCTGGACAGCCTGTTTCCAGAAGCGTGACGGCCGATGGCTCATCGTGCACGACCACACCTCGGTACCGACCGATTTCACCAGCGGCACGGCAGTGCTGGATCTGACACCGTAG